The following coding sequences lie in one bacterium CG_4_10_14_0_2_um_filter_33_32 genomic window:
- the galT gene encoding galactose-1-phosphate uridylyltransferase, translating into MNELRVCPITAKKVIIAKKRAKRFRDVKGPKSFAATYKKCCPFCYGKKLDVKETFRIDWNLMDKYDWDLRGFLNLSPYLESRIHKKKNGIKKNDLFKTTTPYGTAEVLVENREHSKLLSTMTSIELQDLFIAYKNRYEDLLKRWREVLIFRNYGFFAGQSITHPHSQIIGINEESPNIKHEKRLACKYYKEHNGCVICSLIKEERKKKKRIIFENNHYIAICPWASSFPYEVLIIPKEHQSSILEFSLESMAGLAETYQAVFGALNSKLFDPSYNYYFRNYRTVDEENGQALHWFIRIMPRGISIPAGFELGTGIESVNVIPPEDAASLFREYTNKRK; encoded by the coding sequence ATGAATGAACTTCGCGTATGCCCCATTACTGCTAAAAAAGTTATTATAGCGAAAAAAAGAGCTAAAAGATTTAGAGATGTAAAAGGACCAAAATCCTTCGCTGCCACATACAAAAAATGTTGCCCTTTTTGCTATGGGAAAAAATTAGATGTTAAAGAAACTTTCAGAATAGATTGGAATTTAATGGACAAATATGACTGGGATCTTCGGGGTTTCTTAAATTTATCACCATATCTAGAGTCAAGGATTCATAAAAAAAAGAACGGGATAAAGAAAAATGATCTTTTTAAAACAACAACTCCTTATGGCACAGCTGAAGTCTTGGTAGAAAACAGGGAACATAGTAAACTACTATCAACAATGACCTCAATTGAGCTACAGGACTTATTTATTGCATATAAAAATCGATACGAAGACTTATTAAAAAGATGGAGAGAAGTCTTAATATTCCGTAATTATGGATTTTTTGCCGGACAGAGTATTACACATCCACACTCTCAAATTATTGGTATTAATGAAGAAAGTCCTAATATAAAACACGAAAAAAGATTGGCATGTAAATATTATAAGGAGCATAATGGGTGTGTTATATGTTCACTCATAAAGGAAGAAAGAAAAAAGAAAAAAAGAATTATTTTTGAAAACAATCATTATATAGCAATTTGCCCCTGGGCATCATCTTTCCCTTACGAAGTATTAATCATCCCAAAAGAACATCAAAGCAGTATTTTAGAATTTTCATTAGAATCAATGGCTGGGTTAGCCGAAACTTATCAGGCGGTTTTCGGTGCCTTAAACTCCAAGCTTTTTGACCCCTCTTATAACTATTACTTTAGAAACTATAGAACAGTAGACGAAGAAAATGGACAAGCATTACATTGGTTTATAAGAATAATGCCGAGAGGCATATCTATCCCAGCAGGATTTGAACTAGGCACAGGGATAGAATCGGTCAATGTAATACCGCCGGAAGACGCAGCAAGTCTTTTCAGAGAATATACAAACAAGAGAAAATAA
- a CDS encoding histidine--tRNA ligase codes for MIKKQLQTPRGMRDILPEEQKYWHFLENNFERVVKSAGFSRINTPIIEKASLFEHPIGEETDIIQKEMYAVKRKSDISEKDEKEDKEELVLRPESTASIVRAYIEHGMSNLPQPVHLYSMGSMFRYERPQYGRTREFSQFSLEVIGELDPILDAQIISLATRIIHRSRIRDFSVQINSIGCKKCRIKYTKKLQEAYAPILKKLCPDCQKRYHQNPLRLLDCKEPACQEYKSHAPQIIDYLDEEDQNHFRQVLEYLDELEIPYELNTYLVRGLDYYSRTVFEIWSQDSDLKDNAQAAFGAGGRYDGLVESLGGRPTPAIGFALGANRIVEYLKKKEIKVPVRDVPDIFVIQLGELAKKKSLRIIEELREEGFRVVSALGKESIKSQMRLADKLKSPLALILGHKEVLDGTIIIKDMSGGMQEVVSLDNLVDEIKKRLPRESF; via the coding sequence ATGATAAAAAAACAATTGCAAACACCAAGAGGAATGCGGGATATTTTACCTGAAGAACAAAAATATTGGCATTTTTTAGAGAATAATTTTGAGAGAGTCGTAAAATCGGCCGGGTTTTCTAGAATTAATACTCCAATTATCGAGAAGGCTTCTTTGTTTGAACATCCGATAGGTGAAGAAACGGATATAATTCAGAAAGAGATGTATGCAGTAAAGAGAAAGAGCGATATCAGTGAAAAAGATGAAAAAGAAGATAAAGAAGAGTTAGTGCTAAGACCAGAGAGCACTGCCTCTATTGTCAGGGCGTATATAGAACATGGTATGAGTAATTTGCCTCAGCCGGTACATTTATATTCTATGGGCTCTATGTTTAGGTATGAGCGTCCTCAATATGGAAGAACAAGGGAATTTTCACAATTTAGTTTAGAAGTTATAGGGGAATTAGATCCTATATTAGATGCTCAGATTATTTCTTTGGCAACTAGAATAATCCATAGGTCTAGAATTAGGGATTTTTCTGTGCAAATTAATTCAATTGGCTGTAAAAAGTGTAGAATTAAATATACTAAAAAATTGCAAGAAGCATATGCTCCAATTTTGAAAAAATTATGTCCTGATTGTCAAAAGCGCTATCATCAAAACCCTTTGCGTTTGTTGGATTGTAAGGAGCCAGCGTGCCAGGAGTATAAATCTCATGCCCCTCAAATTATTGATTATCTAGATGAAGAAGATCAAAATCACTTTAGGCAAGTTTTGGAATACTTAGATGAATTGGAAATTCCTTACGAGCTTAATACTTATTTAGTTCGCGGTCTTGATTATTATTCTAGGACTGTTTTTGAAATTTGGTCCCAAGATTCAGATCTAAAAGATAATGCCCAAGCAGCATTTGGGGCAGGCGGTAGGTATGATGGATTAGTTGAGTCATTAGGAGGAAGGCCAACACCTGCTATCGGGTTTGCTCTTGGCGCTAATAGAATTGTTGAATATTTAAAGAAAAAAGAAATAAAAGTTCCAGTAAGAGATGTACCAGATATTTTTGTAATCCAGCTAGGGGAATTAGCCAAGAAAAAAAGTCTAAGAATAATTGAAGAGTTGAGAGAAGAAGGTTTCAGAGTCGTTTCCGCTCTTGGTAAAGAAAGTATAAAATCTCAAATGAGACTTGCTGATAAATTAAAGTCTCCTTTAGCTCTTATTCTTGGTCACAAAGAAGTGCTTGATGGTACTATTATAATAAAAGATATGAGTGGCGGTATGCAGGAAGTAGTGAGCCTGGATAATCTAGTCGATGAGATTAAAAAAAGATTGCCCAGAGAAAGTTTTTAA
- the rpsU gene encoding 30S ribosomal protein S21, whose translation MQEVVRKDHESFENLFRRFNRRVQQSGKLSQARKGQYFEKPISKSRKRVEAIRKSKIRALKKDRYVGKK comes from the coding sequence ATGCAAGAAGTAGTTAGAAAAGATCATGAATCTTTCGAAAATCTTTTTAGAAGATTTAATCGCAGAGTCCAACAGAGTGGTAAATTATCTCAGGCAAGAAAAGGACAATATTTTGAGAAACCAATCAGTAAATCACGAAAAAGAGTAGAGGCTATAAGAAAATCTAAAATTAGAGCTTTAAAAAAAGATAGATATGTAGGTAAGAAATAA